A stretch of the Arvicanthis niloticus isolate mArvNil1 chromosome 17, mArvNil1.pat.X, whole genome shotgun sequence genome encodes the following:
- the Nmur1 gene encoding neuromedin-U receptor 1 produces the protein MQTTPPCLNCSNFPGALSPNASRGPIFCNVSEIKGIFHPEDLNLTDKALKLKYLGPQQIEQFWPICVMYLLIFVVGTLGNGLTCTVILRHKTMHTPTNFYLFSLAVSDLLVLLVGLPLELYEMRHNYPFQLDASACHFRILLFETVCLASVLNVTALSVERYVAVVRPLQAKSVMTRAHVRRMLGAIWVLAILFSLPNTSLHGLEQLYVPCRGLVSDSVTCTLVRPLVFYKLVVQITALLFFCLPMVTISVLYLLIGLRLRRERMLLQEEVKDRKTTTARKNSHRRIQLRDRGQGQVIKMLIALVVVFGICWAPFHADRVMWSLVSPHWTDGLHQAYQFVHIASGIFLYLGSAANPVLYSLMSSRFRETFRQALGLGTQCCHGHQSCHGFHNHIRLTTSSTLCDVGPRNSRNEPLAENEEPGCQQETDPS, from the exons ATGCAGACG ACTCCTCCCTGCCTCAATTGTTCCAACTTTCCCGGAGCACTCTCCCCAAATGCTTCAAGGGGCCCCATATTCTGCAATGTCAGTGAGATCAAGGGGATCTTTCATCCTGAGGACCTGAACCTTACTGATAAGGCCCTGAAGCTGAAGTACTTGGGACCACAGCAGATAGAACAGTTTTGGCCCATCTGTGTCATGTACCTGTTGATCTTTGTGGTGGGCACTCTGGGCAACGGGCTGACCTGCACCGTCATCCTGCGCCACAAGACTATGCACACGCCCACCAACTTCTACCTTTTCAGCCTCGCTGTGTCCGATTTGCTGGTGCTCCTGGTGGGCTTGCCCCTAGAGCTTTATGAGATGCGGCACAATTACCCGTTCCAGCTGGATGCAAGCGCCTGCCACTTCCGAATACTGCTCTTTGAGACGGTCTGCCTAGCTTCAGTGCTCAATGTCACAGCCCTGAGTGTGGAGCGTTATGTGGCCGTGGTGCGCCCACTCCAAGCCAAGTCTGTGATGACACGGGCCCATGTGCGCCGCATGTTGGGGGCCATCTGGGTCCTcgctattctcttctctctgcccaaCACCAGCCTACACGGCCTCGAGCAGCTATATGTGCCCTGCCGGGGGCTGGTGTCCGACTCAGTCACGTGTACGCTGGTGCGTCCGCTGGTCTTCTACAAGTTGGTGGTACAGATCACGGCACTgctcttcttctgtctgcccATGGTCACCATCAGTGTGTTGTACCTGCTCATTGGGCTGCGGCTGCGGAGGGAGAGGATGCTACTCCAAGAGGAGGTCAAGGACAGGAAAACTACAACAGCCCGGAAGAACTCCCACAGAAGGATTCAGCTTCGAGATAGGGGACAGGGACAGGTGATCAAGATGCTAA TTGCACTGGTTGTGGTATTCGGCATCTGCTGGGCTCCATTCCATGCTGACCGTGTCATGTGGAGCTTGGTGTCCCCCCACTGGACGGACGGCCTGCACCAGGCCTACCAGTTTGTCCACATTGCCTCTGGTATCTTCTTGTACCTCGGCTCAGCAGCCAACCCCGTGCTCTACAGCCTTATGTCCAGTCGCTTCCGAGAGACCTTCCGGCAAGCCCTGGGCCTTGGAACACAGTGCTGCCATGGCCACCAATCCTGTCATGGCTTCCATAACCACATCAGGTTGACCACAAGCAGTACCCTGTGTGATGTGGGCCCCAGGAACAGCAGGAATGAACCCCTGGCTGAGAATGAAGAGCCAGGGTGTCAGCAAGAGACAGACCCCTCCTGA